One segment of Aquimarina sp. BL5 DNA contains the following:
- a CDS encoding DUF3667 domain-containing protein — protein sequence MAKTIMINNCKNCGNNIEDVNFCSNCGAKKITKRITFKNLITEISEVYLNVDSTFINTIKDLTIKPHIVIDGYINGVRKKYLNVASYFVLSVTLAAILSFVKERGFDIPLDSGKFDESPKIVQLFIDVTEKFPTLGYFILIPFYAIISRFIFRKYKKYNFTEHVVINSYLTSHLTILTFIPYIITFIFGDYIEESSFIFLLIQFIYATFLFKNLYKISYKKVIVKGLIGWFLIVLITIGVLILAALASKFLKEYGLIS from the coding sequence ATGGCTAAGACTATTATGATTAACAATTGCAAAAATTGTGGAAATAATATAGAAGACGTTAATTTTTGTTCTAATTGCGGAGCCAAAAAAATCACAAAACGTATTACTTTTAAAAACCTAATCACGGAAATAAGTGAGGTATATCTTAATGTCGATAGCACATTTATTAATACAATAAAAGACTTAACCATAAAACCTCATATCGTAATAGATGGTTATATTAATGGAGTAAGAAAGAAATATCTAAATGTAGCTTCATACTTCGTATTATCAGTTACATTAGCAGCCATACTTTCATTCGTAAAAGAAAGAGGATTTGACATACCATTAGATTCAGGAAAATTCGATGAGTCACCTAAAATAGTTCAACTTTTTATTGATGTAACAGAGAAATTCCCTACGTTAGGGTATTTTATTTTAATTCCATTCTATGCGATCATATCACGCTTCATATTTAGGAAGTATAAAAAATATAATTTCACAGAACATGTTGTTATCAACTCCTACCTCACATCTCACCTTACCATATTAACTTTTATCCCTTACATCATAACTTTTATTTTCGGAGATTATATAGAAGAAAGTAGTTTTATCTTTCTATTAATTCAGTTCATATATGCTACTTTTTTATTCAAAAATTTATACAAGATCAGTTACAAAAAAGTAATAGTTAAAGGATTAATTGGGTGGTTCCTCATTGTGTTAATAACGATAGGCGTATTAATACTTGCGGCTCTAGCGTCCAAATTTCTAAAAGAATATGGATTGATAAGCTAA
- a CDS encoding diadenylate cyclase — protein MDLINLRILDILDIVLVALLLYYIYKLVKGTAAINIFIGIVMIYLVWKLTQFLAMEMLSSVLGEFIGVGMFALIVVFQQEIRKFLLMIGSTNFGRRRKFLRQLKFIRDTPEDSLTDVTAIVKACQKMGTTFTGALIVIKRSTSLDFVKTSGDELDILVKTPIIESIFYKNSPLHDGAMIVEDNRIVATRVILPVTNDRDIPLRFGLRHRAAIGITEKTDALALIVSEETGQMSYIKNGEFVIFKTPEELIEKIKRDLQ, from the coding sequence TTGGATTTAATCAACCTTAGAATATTAGATATCCTAGATATCGTACTCGTAGCGCTCCTACTTTACTATATCTACAAGTTGGTTAAAGGAACCGCAGCCATCAATATTTTTATCGGTATTGTGATGATCTACCTAGTTTGGAAACTCACACAGTTTCTAGCTATGGAAATGCTTAGTAGTGTACTAGGCGAGTTTATTGGTGTGGGAATGTTTGCATTAATCGTTGTTTTCCAACAGGAAATTCGAAAGTTTCTATTAATGATTGGCTCCACAAATTTCGGAAGAAGAAGGAAATTTCTTCGCCAACTAAAATTCATCCGGGACACTCCAGAAGATAGTCTTACCGATGTAACCGCAATTGTTAAGGCCTGTCAAAAAATGGGAACTACTTTTACAGGAGCTTTGATCGTAATTAAAAGAAGTACTTCTCTAGATTTTGTAAAAACCTCTGGTGACGAATTGGATATTTTGGTAAAAACTCCAATTATAGAAAGTATTTTTTATAAAAACAGTCCATTACACGATGGTGCTATGATTGTAGAAGATAATAGGATTGTGGCTACTCGTGTTATTCTACCAGTAACTAATGATAGAGATATTCCTTTACGTTTCGGATTAAGACACCGTGCCGCTATAGGTATAACAGAAAAAACAGACGCACTAGCCCTTATAGTTAGTGAAGAAACTGGTCAAATGTCTTACATCAAAAATGGTGAGTTTGTAATTTTTAAAACACCCGAAGAGTTAATAGAAAAAATAAAGAGAGATCTTCAATAA
- the truA gene encoding tRNA pseudouridine(38-40) synthase TruA, giving the protein MRYFLELSYNGTPYHGWQRQPNAISVQEVLEDALSLLLRCKIDVVGAGRTDTGVHARQIMAHFDSETELDVVQFKYKLNSLLPKEIAIQKVSLVREDAHARFDAVSRSYEYIVSVSKDPFRINSAYYLKKELDVDLMNEAAKLLLNYTNFKCFSKSKTDVKTYNCNITDAVWEKTGDVLIFKISANRFLRNMVRAIVGTIIEIGEHKLDLNDLKSIIKSENRSEAGYSVPAHGLYLTEVQYPKTIYLI; this is encoded by the coding sequence TTGAGATATTTTTTAGAACTTTCATATAATGGTACACCTTATCATGGATGGCAGCGCCAGCCTAATGCAATTTCTGTACAGGAGGTTTTAGAAGATGCTTTATCATTATTATTGAGATGTAAAATTGATGTAGTGGGTGCAGGTAGAACAGATACAGGAGTTCATGCACGACAGATAATGGCGCATTTTGATAGTGAAACAGAATTGGATGTTGTTCAGTTCAAGTACAAGCTGAATTCACTTCTTCCAAAGGAAATTGCAATACAAAAAGTGAGTTTAGTAAGAGAAGATGCGCATGCTAGATTCGATGCAGTTAGTAGGTCTTACGAGTACATTGTATCAGTGTCTAAAGATCCTTTTAGAATAAATAGTGCGTATTATCTTAAGAAAGAATTAGACGTAGACTTGATGAATGAAGCTGCTAAATTACTGTTAAACTACACTAATTTTAAATGTTTTAGTAAGTCTAAAACCGATGTAAAAACGTATAATTGTAACATAACCGATGCTGTCTGGGAGAAGACTGGTGACGTATTGATTTTTAAGATTTCGGCAAATCGCTTTCTTAGAAATATGGTTAGAGCTATTGTTGGTACCATAATTGAAATTGGAGAACATAAACTTGATCTGAATGATTTAAAGAGTATTATAAAAAGCGAAAATCGAAGTGAAGCTGGTTATTCTGTGCCAGCACATGGTTTATATTTAACAGAAGTACAATACCCAAAAACTATATACCTTATATAA
- a CDS encoding metallophosphoesterase → MKKILLLSDTHSYIDERILHYVKESDEVWHAGDIGDLKVTDAIEALKPLRAVYGNIDDDKARATFPLNQRFSCEDVSVWITHIGGYPPKYNINTREEIKTNPPKLFICGHSHILKVIPDKINNVLHMNPGAAGKHGFHKVRTMLRFTLDQGKIENLEVIELGKK, encoded by the coding sequence TTGAAAAAAATACTTTTACTTAGCGACACACATAGTTATATCGACGAACGTATTTTACATTATGTAAAAGAATCAGATGAAGTATGGCACGCAGGAGATATTGGAGATCTAAAAGTCACCGATGCTATTGAAGCTCTTAAACCGCTTCGCGCCGTTTATGGAAATATAGATGACGATAAAGCGAGAGCTACCTTTCCTTTAAACCAGAGATTCTCATGCGAAGATGTTTCTGTTTGGATCACGCATATAGGAGGATATCCACCAAAATATAATATAAACACTAGAGAAGAGATCAAAACCAATCCACCTAAACTATTTATTTGCGGTCATTCTCACATTCTTAAAGTAATTCCTGATAAAATTAACAATGTATTACACATGAACCCTGGTGCTGCGGGAAAACACGGATTTCATAAAGTAAGAACCATGTTAAGGTTTACATTAG
- a CDS encoding DUF3667 domain-containing protein gives MSNNLTNINHCKNCGFQIDNYSFCPACGAKKITKRITFKNLTQEFSDRFLNLDNSFIRTFIQLFTKPKYVIDGYIHGVRKRYINVFSYFAISLTIASLYTFVLGKYKDTIFSNVFTDASQIEVSKVASDLSFDYQSLISFLTIPFLAFISRIVFFNYKKYNLTEHFVIHLYAYSHITMVISFITLPLLLGLKNIFLILWIQFPVSIIYIAYVLKSLYNLSLKKIVIKTLLFSLIMAVLFIIFSIISGIIMIKMGLIPTREPATI, from the coding sequence ATGAGTAACAATCTTACTAACATAAATCACTGTAAAAACTGTGGTTTCCAAATTGACAACTACTCTTTTTGTCCAGCTTGCGGAGCTAAAAAGATAACTAAACGAATTACTTTTAAAAACCTAACTCAGGAATTTAGTGATCGTTTTCTAAATCTTGACAATTCATTCATAAGAACTTTTATCCAATTATTTACTAAACCAAAGTATGTGATTGATGGTTACATTCACGGCGTCAGAAAAAGGTATATAAATGTTTTTAGTTACTTCGCCATCTCTCTTACTATTGCTAGTTTGTATACTTTCGTCTTAGGAAAATACAAAGACACAATTTTCTCAAATGTTTTTACTGATGCTAGTCAAATTGAAGTTTCCAAAGTAGCTTCGGATTTATCTTTTGATTATCAATCTCTGATCTCATTTTTAACGATTCCATTTTTAGCCTTCATATCAAGAATTGTATTCTTTAATTATAAAAAATATAATCTAACGGAACATTTCGTTATCCATTTATATGCCTATTCGCATATTACAATGGTTATAAGTTTTATCACTTTACCACTACTTCTAGGCTTAAAAAATATATTCTTAATTCTCTGGATTCAATTTCCTGTTTCCATAATATACATCGCATATGTTCTTAAAAGTCTTTATAATCTTAGTCTGAAAAAAATAGTAATCAAAACCTTATTATTTTCACTAATTATGGCCGTCTTATTTATAATTTTTTCAATAATTAGTGGCATTATTATGATAAAAATGGGTTTAATACCTACTAGAGAACCTGCTACCATATAA
- a CDS encoding ABC transporter ATP-binding protein: protein MAEKNGKAFDFKLFKRLIGFTNPYRITFYFVALSAILLSVFAILRPLLLQKAIDKSFIPKDEELILFYISLMLGVLLLEVIFQFLFIYFANWLGQEVIRDLRVKLFDHMLGFKKQYYDKSAVGRLVTRAVSDIETIASIFSQGLFMIISDLLKMMVILGFMIYYSWQLTLIVLAVLPFIVFATRVFQRKMKTAFEEVRTQVSNLNSFVQERITGMKIVQLFTREEIEYANFKEINDKHKKGWIKTVWYNSIFFPIAEMSSSITIGLIVWYGGLRAAQGDVITLGVVIAFIELSQMLFRPLRQIADKFNTLQMGMVAANRVFAILDTESKINDFGQLELPSINGDIDFDNVRFSYLEGEEVLKGITLSVKSGETVAIVGATGAGKSTIINLLSRFYEIDSGTISIDKKPINTIDLKSLRSHIAVVLQDVFLFADTILNNITLNNPDITEEQVQKAAKEIGIHDFIMSLPNGYHYNVKERGVMLSSGQRQLISFLRAYVTNPEILVLDEATSSIDSHSEQLIQDATDKITEGRTSIVIAHRLATIKNADKIIVMDNGKIVEEGNHNELLELENGYYKNLYDVQFAEVREV, encoded by the coding sequence ATGGCAGAAAAAAACGGTAAAGCATTTGACTTTAAATTGTTTAAGAGATTGATTGGTTTTACCAATCCATATCGTATTACATTTTATTTTGTGGCTTTATCTGCAATATTATTATCTGTATTTGCAATACTTAGGCCTCTTTTATTACAAAAAGCCATTGATAAAAGTTTTATCCCAAAAGATGAAGAGCTGATACTGTTTTATATCAGTTTGATGTTAGGGGTGTTATTATTAGAAGTGATATTCCAATTCCTATTTATTTATTTTGCCAATTGGTTAGGGCAAGAAGTGATTAGAGATTTAAGAGTAAAACTTTTTGATCATATGCTAGGTTTTAAAAAGCAGTATTATGATAAGTCTGCGGTTGGTCGTTTGGTTACAAGAGCGGTGAGTGATATCGAAACTATTGCCAGTATTTTTAGTCAAGGTCTTTTTATGATCATTAGTGATCTTCTAAAGATGATGGTTATTCTTGGTTTTATGATCTATTATAGCTGGCAACTTACTTTAATAGTTCTAGCAGTACTACCTTTTATAGTTTTTGCTACTAGGGTTTTTCAAAGAAAAATGAAAACTGCTTTTGAGGAAGTGAGGACCCAGGTTTCAAATTTGAATTCTTTTGTTCAGGAACGAATTACTGGAATGAAAATAGTGCAGCTATTTACCAGAGAAGAAATAGAGTATGCTAATTTTAAAGAAATTAACGATAAGCATAAAAAGGGATGGATAAAAACAGTTTGGTATAACTCTATATTCTTTCCTATTGCAGAAATGTCTAGCTCTATAACTATTGGATTGATTGTCTGGTACGGTGGATTGAGAGCTGCACAAGGTGATGTAATCACATTGGGAGTAGTCATTGCGTTTATCGAGTTATCCCAAATGCTATTTAGACCATTACGTCAGATTGCTGATAAATTTAATACACTGCAGATGGGTATGGTAGCTGCCAATAGAGTATTTGCAATTTTGGACACCGAATCAAAAATTAATGACTTTGGCCAATTAGAATTGCCATCGATTAACGGGGATATCGATTTTGATAACGTAAGATTCAGTTATTTAGAAGGAGAAGAAGTGTTGAAAGGAATAACCCTATCTGTAAAATCTGGAGAGACCGTTGCTATAGTTGGAGCTACTGGAGCTGGTAAGTCTACTATTATTAATTTGTTAAGTAGATTTTATGAAATAGATAGTGGAACAATCTCAATTGACAAAAAACCAATTAATACTATTGATCTAAAATCTTTGAGAAGTCATATCGCCGTAGTATTGCAAGATGTATTTCTCTTTGCTGATACGATCCTGAACAATATAACGCTTAATAATCCTGATATTACAGAAGAACAAGTTCAGAAAGCTGCTAAGGAGATTGGAATTCATGATTTTATAATGAGTCTTCCTAATGGGTATCATTATAATGTAAAAGAAAGAGGTGTAATGCTTTCTTCTGGTCAGAGACAATTAATATCTTTTTTGAGAGCATATGTTACAAATCCTGAGATATTAGTTTTAGATGAAGCAACTTCTTCTATTGACTCACATAGCGAGCAACTCATCCAGGATGCTACGGATAAAATAACTGAAGGTAGGACTTCTATAGTAATCGCTCATAGATTGGCTACTATTAAAAATGCTGATAAGATTATCGTTATGGATAACGGTAAAATAGTAGAAGAAGGTAATCATAATGAACTGCTAGAATTAGAAAATGGATATTATAAGAATCTTTATGATGTTCAGTTTGCAGAAGTGAGAGAGGTTTAG